In Myxococcales bacterium, a single window of DNA contains:
- a CDS encoding helix-turn-helix domain-containing protein, producing MAKKALSTNQVAQLCGVHRTTIINWVKEGKLRAYVTAGGHRRILPEEMVRFVESYRIPIPEGKLTEKSLLIIDNDEEAIIC from the coding sequence ATGGCTAAGAAAGCGCTATCTACCAATCAGGTCGCGCAGCTATGCGGAGTACACCGGACTACCATAATCAACTGGGTCAAGGAGGGGAAGCTAAGGGCCTATGTCACCGCCGGAGGACACCGCAGAATTCTACCGGAGGAGATGGTTAGATTCGTCGAATCCTACAGGATTCCGATACCGGAAGGTAAACTCACCGAAAAGAGCCTACTGATAATCGACAACGACGAAGAGGCTATTATCTGTTAG
- a CDS encoding replication-associated recombination protein A: MDGLFKKSKKKPLAERMRPRSIDEVVGQKHLIGKGKPLTSLIESDSIPSVIFWGPPGTGKTTLARIIARKTKAKFFHLSAVLSGVGELREVIREAQSARSLQGESSILFVDEIHRWNKAQQDALLPHVEDGTITLIGSTTENPSFEVIAPLLSRTKVYVLEKISNEEIESLIRLTISDVERGLGEEKLSIDDDAISFVAAGADGDARRALNTLEISSDLARTARPRRKITLKIVEDAVQKKSLLYDKKGEEHYNVISAFIKSMRGSDPDAAVYYLARMLDAGEDPLFVARRMVIFASEDVSNADPHAVQIAISCMQSYSFVGMPEGWIPLAQCATYLASAPKSNASYISYKRALADVHECGALPTPKHLRNAPTKLMKELGYGDNYKYAHDYEGNFVQDETYLPEKISGKRYYEPTLNGYEKVISERLKAWRKSK, translated from the coding sequence ATGGATGGCCTTTTTAAAAAATCGAAGAAAAAACCCCTAGCTGAGCGGATGCGCCCAAGATCCATCGATGAAGTTGTAGGGCAGAAACATCTCATAGGCAAGGGAAAGCCATTAACCAGCCTCATTGAGTCCGATTCGATTCCGTCGGTCATATTCTGGGGCCCCCCTGGCACCGGAAAAACAACTCTCGCGCGTATCATCGCAAGAAAGACGAAGGCAAAATTTTTTCATCTATCGGCGGTTCTATCGGGGGTCGGAGAGCTTCGCGAGGTGATCCGCGAGGCGCAGTCGGCAAGATCTTTGCAGGGGGAATCGAGCATACTCTTCGTCGATGAGATCCACAGGTGGAACAAGGCTCAGCAAGATGCCCTTCTCCCTCACGTGGAAGACGGCACGATAACGCTGATCGGATCAACCACCGAAAACCCCTCGTTCGAAGTGATAGCCCCCCTCCTCTCCAGGACGAAGGTTTATGTGCTGGAGAAGATATCAAACGAAGAGATCGAATCACTGATAAGGCTTACAATCTCCGATGTGGAACGCGGACTCGGGGAGGAAAAATTATCGATAGATGACGATGCCATCTCCTTCGTCGCCGCAGGTGCCGATGGAGATGCTAGGCGCGCGTTAAATACCCTTGAAATCTCCTCCGATCTCGCCAGAACCGCAAGGCCGCGAAGAAAGATCACGCTCAAAATAGTCGAAGACGCCGTTCAGAAGAAGAGCCTTCTCTACGACAAAAAGGGTGAGGAACATTACAACGTCATCAGCGCATTCATAAAGAGCATGCGCGGCAGCGATCCGGACGCGGCAGTCTACTATCTGGCGAGGATGCTTGATGCCGGAGAAGACCCTCTATTCGTAGCCCGCAGGATGGTCATCTTCGCCAGCGAGGATGTCAGTAACGCCGATCCTCACGCGGTACAGATCGCAATTTCCTGCATGCAGTCCTACAGTTTCGTCGGGATGCCGGAGGGGTGGATCCCCCTCGCACAATGTGCCACATATCTGGCTAGTGCACCGAAGAGCAACGCAAGCTACATCTCCTACAAGCGCGCCCTCGCCGATGTGCATGAATGCGGCGCACTTCCGACGCCCAAACATCTGAGAAACGCCCCCACAAAGCTCATGAAAGAACTCGGCTACGGTGACAACTACAAATACGCGCACGACTACGAAGGAAACTTCGTTCAGGATGAAACATATCTCCCTGAAAAAATATCAGGCAAGAGGTACTACGAACCCACGCTGAACGGATATGAAAAGGTCATCTCCGAAAGACTCAAGGCGTGGAGAAAATCCAAATAG
- the radA gene encoding DNA repair protein RadA yields MAKQRTIFSCQNCGAQSPRWIGRCPECSNWNTYAEEAVEVEARRPSIAEAGNGPVTLEQISAAEGRHIPTGIDELDRTLGSGFIPGGITLLGGDPGIGKSTIVMQALSKVASAGKKILYISGEESASQIKLRAERMELDPKNFSVLTENCVEKIVEQLRKIKPALIAIDSIQTMYTGDLPSAPGTISQVRESAAKILSFAKAAETAAFLVGHVTKEGSIAGPKVLEHMVDTVLYFEGERGHAFRILRTMKNRFGATNEIGVFEMTGKGLKEVPNPSGIFLAEKPKEVSGSVVVASLEGSRPMLLELQALVSTSGFGTPRRTSIGVDGNRVALLTAVLEKSEGLELKGHDIFVNIAGGVRITEPAADLGVLAAINSSFLNRPIDHETVVIGEVGLAGEVRAVMGIDSRIREAEKMGFRRAIVPRSNLKSKIATKMEIFATSNVEQCLKML; encoded by the coding sequence ATGGCAAAACAAAGGACGATATTCTCATGCCAAAACTGCGGGGCCCAGTCGCCGAGATGGATCGGCCGCTGCCCGGAATGCAGCAACTGGAACACCTACGCCGAAGAAGCGGTAGAAGTCGAGGCCAGGCGTCCTAGCATCGCTGAAGCGGGCAACGGCCCCGTCACGCTCGAACAGATATCGGCAGCGGAGGGGAGGCATATCCCGACAGGAATAGATGAACTCGATCGCACACTCGGCTCGGGGTTCATCCCCGGAGGGATCACCCTGCTCGGTGGAGATCCAGGAATCGGGAAATCTACAATCGTCATGCAGGCGCTTTCAAAGGTCGCTTCCGCGGGGAAAAAAATTCTCTACATATCCGGCGAAGAGAGCGCCTCACAGATAAAGCTGCGCGCCGAACGCATGGAGCTCGACCCAAAAAATTTCTCGGTGCTAACAGAAAACTGCGTCGAGAAGATCGTCGAACAACTCAGAAAAATAAAACCCGCCTTAATCGCAATCGATTCAATACAGACGATGTACACAGGCGACCTGCCATCTGCGCCGGGAACAATCAGCCAAGTGAGGGAGAGCGCAGCGAAGATACTTTCCTTCGCCAAGGCGGCCGAGACCGCGGCATTCCTTGTAGGGCACGTGACCAAGGAGGGTTCCATCGCAGGTCCAAAGGTTCTGGAACATATGGTCGACACGGTCCTTTATTTCGAAGGGGAACGAGGGCACGCATTTCGAATTCTTCGCACGATGAAAAACAGGTTCGGCGCCACAAATGAGATCGGCGTCTTCGAGATGACTGGCAAAGGACTCAAAGAGGTCCCGAACCCTTCCGGAATATTTCTCGCCGAAAAACCGAAAGAAGTTTCCGGATCGGTGGTAGTAGCCTCGCTCGAAGGCTCGCGCCCGATGCTACTCGAACTGCAGGCTCTCGTATCCACATCCGGCTTTGGAACACCGCGCCGCACCTCGATAGGGGTGGACGGAAACCGCGTGGCGCTTCTCACCGCGGTTCTCGAAAAATCCGAAGGGCTGGAGTTAAAAGGACACGATATCTTCGTAAACATCGCAGGCGGGGTCCGGATAACCGAACCTGCAGCAGACCTCGGCGTACTCGCTGCTATAAATTCCAGTTTTCTAAATCGCCCGATCGACCACGAGACAGTGGTAATCGGAGAGGTGGGGCTTGCCGGTGAGGTAAGGGCTGTGATGGGAATAGATTCGAGAATCCGCGAGGCGGAGAAGATGGGTTTTCGGCGCGCGATCGTACCGAGGTCGAACTTGAAATCCAAGATAGCGACGAAAATGGAAATCTTTGCCACCTCAAACGTAGAGCAATGCCTGAAAATGCTTTGA